From the Solanum stenotomum isolate F172 chromosome 4, ASM1918654v1, whole genome shotgun sequence genome, one window contains:
- the LOC125861726 gene encoding serine/threonine-protein kinase RIPK-like, whose amino-acid sequence MAIKILLKGLLPNCFNVKINDAIIHPHHDKINGNSRLGVGDISDPESPSNCMSDLSSNAIIGSNLHVFTYAQLKVITSNFSSYNFLGEGGFGPVHKGFIDDKIKYGLDAQPVAVKLLDLEGDQGHIEWLTEVVLLGQLRHPNLVKLIGYCWEDKQRLLVYEYMARGNLENQLFRRCSSSLSWLTRMKIALDAAKGLAFLHGEKKPVIYRDFKASNILLDSDYTAKLSDFGLAKDGPEGSDTHVTTRVMGTYGYAAPEYMMTGYLTTRSDVYSYGVVLLELLTGRQAIDKKRASREQNLVEWAKPFLRDSHKLERIMDPRLEGEYSSQGAKKVATLAYQCLSHQPKSRPTMSNVVKILEPILDLKDIPIGSFVYVVPSFDSKSGLKTKGNEQKENEENKMDIISDKDHEKGSAREKNQQKSATHI is encoded by the exons ATGGCTATCAAAATTTTGTTGAAAGGTTTACTACCTAATTGCTTCAATGTTAAGATAAATGATGCAATTATTCATCCACATCATGACAAGATTAATGGAAATTCAAGGCTAGGTGTTGGTGATATTAGTGATCCAGAATCACCATCAAATTGTATGAGTGATCTTTCATCAAATGCTATAATTGGATCAAATCTTCATGTTTTTACATATGCTCAACTTAAAGTTATTACAAGTAACTTTTCATCTTACAATTTTCTTGGAGAAGGTGGATTTGGACCTGTCCATAAGGGGTTTATTGATGATAAAATTAAGTATGGTTTAGATGCTCAACCTGTTGCTGTTAAGTTGTTGGATTTGGAAGGTGATCAAGGACATATTGAATGGCTG acaGAAGTAGTGTTACTTGGCCAATTGAGACATCCAAATCTAGTAAAGTTGATTGGATATTGCTGGGAGGATAAGCAAAGGCTTCTTGTTTATGAGTACATGGCAAGAGGCAATCTAGAGAACCAATTATTTAGAA GATGTTCAAGTAGCTTATCATGGCTAACTAGAATGAAGATTGCACTTGATGCTGCAAAGGGGTTAGCATTTCTTCATGGAGAAAAAAAGCCAGTAATATATAGAGATTTTAAGGCTTCGAATATCCTCTTAGACTCG GATTATACGGCTAAGCTTTCTGACTTTGGACTAGCTAAGGATGGTCCGGAGGGTAGTGACACGCATGTCACGACTCGTGTTATGGGAACTTATGGCTACGCTGCACCCGAGTACATGATGACCg GTTATTTGACAACTAGGAGCGACGTATATAGTTATGGAGTTGTCTTGTTAGAATTACTAACAGGACGACAAGCGATTGACAAGAAACGCGCTAGTAGGGAGCAAAACTTGGTGGAATGGGCTAAGCCCTTCCTACGAGATTCACACAAGCTCGAAAGAATAATGGACCCACGACTCGAAGGTGAGTACTCGAGTCAAGGAGCCAAAAAGGTGGCTACATTGGCTTATCAATGCTTGAGCCATCAACCCAAGTCTAGGCCTACCATGAGCAATGTGGTCAAGATATTAGAACCTATTTTGGACTTGAAAGATATACCAATTGGCTCATTTGTTTATGTGGTTCCCTCATTTGACTCTAAAAGTGGTTTGAAGACAAAAGGGAATGAACAAAAAgagaatgaagaaaataagatgGACATAATAAGTGATAAAGATCATGAAAAAGGAAGTGCAAGGGAAAAGAATCAACAAAAGTCTGCTACTCATATTTAA